The genomic region AGCGAGCGCAGCTGAGCGATGTCGCCCTCCCGTACCAGCCGCCAGAAGCCGGCCCCGTCGGCGGGGTCGGAGAGCGGGATGCGGACGTTGCGCACGCCCGGAAGTTCCACGTCGTAGCCGTCGAGCTTCTGGTCGGCCGAGTTACGGAAGTCGAAGACCGTGTGCAGGCCGAGCCGGCCGAGGAAGGCGGCGTCCTCGGCGGTCGCGGACGCGAGGTGGCCGCTGCGGAAGAGCCTCCCGCTGCGTACCCGTCGCCCGTCGGTGGTGGGCAGTCCGCCCACGTCCCGGAAGTTACGGACCCCGCTCAGCTCGGGTTCGGCCGGCGAGAACTGCGGCACCTGCGTCACAGCGGCTCCTCGGTGCTTCTGCGCGCCGGCGCTGCTCGCCGACGTCGGCTCGTCGCGACCCTACGACATCGCCCCGCGGCACCGGTCCGCCGACGGCGGGTCTCCGGCGGCTGAAGAGCCGTCATCAGTGATGTGCGCGACATGTCCGTATTGTATTGATTTCACGCAACATCACCCGTTTATAGGGGAGATGGTGGGTGATCTCGTGAGCGGGATCATATCCGTGACCGTGCGTGGCCGGGATACCGGACGGCGGTCCGTCCGTCGCGCGGAAAGCCAAGATCGGTAATCCACGGAGGGTGACCGGAAAAGAGAGCGGAAATCCGCTCCCGGATTCCGTTCCGCTCGCGATGGCTTGTTCCGTCCGGTCCGGCTCGATTACGTTCGCCATCACTCCGGACGGATCGCCTAATCCTGCCGCCGCCCGGAATTCGCACTCACCGATGCGTGGCAGGAGCGGGGGACCCAGGTAAGCCGCCGACCGGAGTTCTTCCGGACGGCTCGGGGTGAAGTCGCGTTCCACGCGACCGGGCATCTCCAGCCCGAACCCGACAGCTCACCTCGTAGGCGCCGGAGAGGAATTCCCCCATGCCCATCCCGGGTAAGCACCGTCGTAAGAAGTCCGGCCCCATCGCTCGCGGCATCCTCGCCGTCGGAGCGGGCGGCGCCGTCGTCGCCCTGCCGCTCCTCGGAGCCACGGGCGCCCACGCCGCCGACCAGTCGGCGTCCGCCGCCCAGTCCGCGCCGGCCGCCCAGCAGTCCGCCAAGACCTACAAGGTCGTCTCCGGCGACTACCTGGCGAAGATCGCCGCCCAGCACAAGATCAAGGGTGGCTGGGAGAAGCTCTACCAGGACAACCGCGAGGTCGTCGGCGGCAACCCGAGCCTGATCCTCCCGGGCATGAAGCTGACCCTCGGTGCCCAGGCGTCCGGCTCGGCCTCCACCGCGTCCTCCGCCAAGGCCGAGGCCCCGAAGACCGAGACGAAGACGGCGGCCAAGACCGAGGCGAAGGCCGCTCCGGCGACCACGACCGAGTCCGCCGCGACCACCACCAAGGCCGCCGACAGCAACAGCACCGGCTGGACCACCCCGGTGGCCAACGCGACCGTCACCACCCAGTACCACGCCTCCGGCTCCATGTGGTCCAGCGGTTACCACACCGGCTCCGACTTCAGCGCCGCGACCGGCACCGTCGTCCGCGCCGTCGGCCCCGGCACCGTCGTCTCCGCCGGCTACGACGGCGCCTACGGCAACGAGGTCATCATCAAGCACGCCGACGGCATGTACTCCCAGTACGCGCACCAGTCGCAGCTGATGGTCTCGGTCGGCCAGACCGTCACCGGCGGCCAGCAGATCGGTCTCTCGGGTGCCACCGGCAACGTCACCGGCCCGCACCTCCACTTCGAGATCCGCACCACCCCGAGCTACGGCTCGGACGTGGACCCGATCGCCTACCTGCGTCTCCACGGCGTCTCCATCTGAGACAACTCCCGTTGAGGGTCGTCACGATCCGTCAGGGCTTCGAGGGGCGGTACGCGCAAGCGTGCCGCCCCTCTGCTTATTCCGGCTTTACCAAAACCTGACCGGGTGGTCTATCTCACCCCACGTCAACCCCTGCTTACGGTCGCGTAGGTCACATCGAAAGAGGCAAGATATGTGGCCGTGGCAGACGATTCGAGAATCCAGAAGACAGACATCATCGGGTCGTACGCGGCGATCGGCGACAGTTTCACCGAAGGAGTCGGAGACCCCGGACCCGACGGGACCTATGTCGGCTGGGCGGACCGTTTCGCGGTTCTCCTGGCGGACCGGCTCCCCGTCCTCGACGAGGCGACGAGCTCCGATTCCCCGCACGGGGAATTCCGGTACGCCAATCTCGCCGTACGCGGACGACTCCTCGACCAGATCGTCGCGGAGCAGGTACCCCGCGCCAAGGAGCTCGCACCGGACCTGGTGAGCTTCTGCGCCGGAGGAAACGACATCATCCGGCCCGGCACGGACCCCGACGACCTGGCCGAGCGCTTCGAGCGCGCGGTCGCCGACCTCACCAACGCGGTCGGCACCGTCATGGTCACCACCGGGTTCGACACCCGGGGCGTACCGGTGCTGCGCCACATGCGCGGCAAGATCGCCACCTACAACGTCCATCTGCGGGCCATCGCGGACCGCTACCACTGCCCGGTGCTGGACCTGTGGTCGCTCCGCTCGATCCAGGACCGCCGTGCCTGGGACGACGACCGGCTCCACCTGTCCTCCGGCGGCCACACCAGGGTGGCACTGCGCGCCGCGCAGGTCCTCGGCCTGGAGACCTCGGCCGACCCCGACCAGCCGTGGCCCCCTCAGGCCCAGCGGAACACCTTCGAAGTGCGCCGCGACGACATCCACTGGGCGCGCGAGTACCTCGTTCCGTGGATCGGCCGCCGGCTGCGCGGAGAGTCCTCCGGCGACGAGGTCGCCGCGAAGCGCCCGGACCTGCTGCCGCTCTGACAGGCCTGCGCTCCGATCACACCAGCGGAAGCCGGAGATGTGACGGGCCCGCGTCCGCGGGCCCGTCCGGCGCCGCCGGAATCCGCTCCAGGACACCCCCGGCGAACACGTCGTACAGCGGCAGCGACTCCAGGTGGACGTACCCGATGTGGCAGTCGCAGACCGCCAGCGGGCAGGCCCTCGGGCCGAGGGCCCGGCGGTAGCTTCCGTCGTAGAGGTTGCCCAGCTCGGCCTTGACGAAGTGGCACCGGCGCACGGTGCCGTCCCCGTCCACCGAGATCACCGACTCCCCGGTCCGGCACGGCAGCCCCGCCGAGCGGTGCGGATGCCGGCTGTACGGGAAGAGCGGGTCGAGCGCGGTCCACCGTTCCGCCTCCTCGTCCGTGTACGTACGCCCCTCGGCGGCGTTCACCCAGAGGTAGACCTGCTCCGGCAGGGCCGCGCGCAGCCTCCGCGCCTCGGGGAGATGCTCCTCGAAGCCGACGACCCCCACGCTGTACCGCACCCCCGCCGCGGTCAGCTCCCGGCACTTCCCGAGGAACCGGTCGTACGGCGTCTGGCCCGGGTGGTACGTGCACCAGAGCGCCACTCGCTCCGGGTTCGCGTCCGACAGCCACCCGGTCCTGCCGCTGAGGTTCGTCTGGATCGCGACCCGCGCCACCTGCGGCAGGTGGGACAGCTCGGCCAGCGCCCGCCGGTACCAGGACCGCACCAGCCCTTCGCCCCACGGGGTGAAGAGCACCGAGATGCGGTCCCCGGTCCGCGTGGCGACCCATGCGGTGAAGCGTTCGAGCGCCGCGCGGTCGGCCGCCAGCTGCTCGGGGCTGTCCCGCCTCTTCGCGAACGGGCAGTACGGGCAGTCGTAGTCGCAGGAGGAGAGAGGGCCCCGGTAGAGGATCGTCAGGTCCACGAGCCGCTCACTTCGCCTCGTACGCGGCCATCGCGGCGCGCACGGCGGGGGAGAAGAGCGCGGGACCGAGCGCGTCGGAGTGGGCGAGACCCTCCGGGGACAGCCGCAGCGTATCGCCGTCAGCGCCTGGCCGGCTCTCCAGCCAGCCGAGCTCGGCGAAGCGGGCGAGTTCGTCCGGGAAGTCCTGGTGGGGGTCCGTGCCGAACCGCTGCCGGTACTCGGCGCCCTGCAGCCCGGCGGCCTGGAGCAGCGACTGCAGGAGGTGACGGCGGCGGGGTTCGTCGCCGTCGATGTAACGGCCGACCTGCGCCCGGGAGAAGTCCTCGGTGGTGGTGAAGGCGTCGATGATGCCGCGGATCTCCCCCATGCCGACCGCGTAGTCGAAGGAGTAGTGCAGCGACGAGGTGTACGAACGGGCGCCGCAGCCCAGGCCGACCATGCCGTCCGTCTGGCAGGCGTAGTCGTCGGGGCCCTCCTGGGGAGCGTCTGCCCGGCGGAACATCCGCATGGAGACCTGTTCGTACCCGTGGGCCAGCAGGTGGTCCCGGCCGGTGCGGTAGAGGTGGAGCCGCTGGGCGTCCCAGGCGGCGTCCGCCGCGGCACCTGCCCCGGGGCCGCTGCCTTCAAAGAGGCGGCCGAGGCCGGTCAGCGGACGCACGTACAGCGGGTAGAGGTACAGCTCCTCCGGGCGCCAGGCCAGGGCTGCGTCCAGCGAGGCGATCCAGGTCCGCGCGGTCTGCCCGTCGATGCCGTAGATCAGGTCGATGTTGAGGACCGGGATCCGGGTCTCGCGTATGCGGCCGAGCGCCGCCTCGACATCGGCCCGGCGCTGCGGGCGGACCGCCGCCCGGGCCTCGCCGTCCACGAAGCTCTGCACGCCGATGCTGATCCGGGTGGTGCCCCGGTCGGCGAGCACGGCGAGCCGGTCGGCGGTCGCCGTGGACGGCGAGGTCTCCACGGACAGTGGCACCGCACGCAGATCGGCGCCCATCCGCTTCTCCGCGATGTCGCAGAGCCGCTCCAGCTCGCCGGCCGTCAGGAAGGTGGGCGTGCCACCGCCGAACGCGGCGGCGGCGAACCGCACGGGCCCGTCGTCGCCCAGGGCGTCACGTACGGCAATCGCCTGCCGGTCGAGCGCGTCGAGGTAGCGGGTGGTCAGCTCGCCGGGGGCGCCGACCCGGGTGAAGAGGTTGCAGAAACCGCAGCGGACCTCGCAGAACGGTATGTGGGCGTAGAGCTGGAGGGCGTCCTTGCGCTCCGCGGCCCACAGGTCGCGGAGCGCGGGGCGGTCGCTCAGCTCTTCGTAGGCCGTTTTGTGGGGGTAGGCGTACACGTAGCTCTGGTACGGCCTGACGGCGGTGGCCGTCGTCGCTGTGGCGGGGGCGGTGGTGGTCATGGTCGGGTCAGGCCCCCGGTTCGAGGAAGAAGTGTGCGTACGGGACCGTCCAGACGGCCTCGTGGCCGAGGCGGTGTCCGGTGTATCCGTCGTCGCCGTAGGCGGTGCCGTGGTCGGAGCAGACGATGGCGAAGCAGCGGCGCCGACTGCTCGCCGCCGCGAAGAGCCTGCCGATGTGCCGGTCCACGTACTCGAGCGCCGCCGCGTGGGTCGCGCGCGAATCGCCTGCCCCGGCGGTGGCGCCGGGCTGGTGGAACCAGTTGGGCTGATGGAGCGCCGAGACGTTGACGAAGAGGAAGAGCCGCTGATCGGCGGGAAGATCCGCCACGACCTTCTCGGCCCGGGCTGTCTGGGCCTCGAAGGAGGTCGGCGAGGCGACGCCGAATTCCGGCTCCCAGTGACTCTCCGTGAAGAGGTCCGGCAGCACCGACCCCAGGGGCGGCATGCGGTTGAAGAAGCCGACGCCGCCGATGCACACGGTGCGATAGCCGACCGCCTCCAGCCCGCTCAGCAGGTCGGGGGAGTCGTACACGAAGGTCCGGCCGGCCGTGGTCTCGCTCCCCGCGAAACGCGCGGCGAAGAGACGGGGATGGGGACCGGGCGAGGCGGGGGTGGGCAGGAAGCCGGCGAAAATCGCCTGGTGGGAGGCGTAGGTGAAACTGCCGGGCGCGTGCCGCTTCTCCCAGACCCCGCCGGGAAGATGCCGGGCCAGATTGGGCAGGCGGCCCGCCGCCGCGAGCTCGACGGCGACGTCGTGGCGCAGGGTGTCGAGCGTGACGAGCAGCAGGTCGTGACTGCCGACCACGGCGTTCATGTCGGGTTCGCCGTCGTCCGGGACCTTGCCGAGAGGGAGTGCGCCGGCGGGGACGGTACCGGCGGAGGACGGGGTGCCGGTGCGGTCGGTGGATGCCGTGGCACGGGTGGGGACGGGGTCAGGGGGCAGCGGTGGCACGGTCGTTCCTTGCTCGTTCGTCGGATGCGTCGTCGTACTCGGGGGTGTGCGCGCGGGGGCGCACCGCGGCGACCTGCGCGGCGTAGGTGTCCAGGCCCTCGGCGCCGCTGCCGGGGAGGCCGGTCAGACCGGGCAGCAGATCACCGAAGGCGTTGACCTCGCCCACGGCGAACCGCCGCCAACCCGTCGAGGGCAGCAGGTCGACCCCGACGCACAGGGTGCGAGGGAAACAGGCGGCCGCGCGCTCGCAGAGTTCCAGAGCCCCGGACCAGCTTGCGCCGGCCGAGGAAACGGCCTCACGGACCCGGTCCAGATCGCCACGGGCCCCGCCGAGATGCAGATTGGTCATGGGGGAGCGGCTGGTCCGTACGACGGCGTGCGTCGCACGGCCCGCGACCACCACGACCCGCAGATCGGCGGACCTGCCCCGCTGCGAGGCCTTGGGCAGCCAGCGTTCGACGTGCAGCCCGTCCGGCGCGAGCGTGTCAACGAGCGCCGCGACCTCCCGCTCGGTGGTGTACCTGCGCACCCGCAGGGAGTTGAACAGCCGTCCCCGCTCGTCCCGTTCCACCGAGGTGGTCGCCTGGACCCGGCCCGGTCCGGCCGTCTCCACGGCCAGTACCCCGGAGGCCGAGGAGCCGTGCGCCAACTTCACGAACACCCGGGGCATCCGGTGGTCCCGCATGAGCTCGCGTACGTGCTCCCAGCCCCGGACCGGGGCCGCCGAGACGCCCGAAGTGGGCGAGGCGGGAACCGGCACACCCGCCTCGTCGAGTGCGGCGTGGCACAGCCGCTTGTCGAAGATCCGGGCCAACTCGTCCGGGTCGGCCAGCAGTTCACCACCGGTGGCCGCCACGTCCGCGGCCACGGCGCGGACGGCCGCGAGGAAGTTCGCGTACCAGAGGGCCGAACCCTCCACACGGGTCGGATCACCGACCCCGCGCAGCAGGCGCTCGACCTCGGGCTCCTCGCCCGGCGAGTCCAGACGCACCGATTCGCCGGGCAGGAAGCGCGCCCGGCCACGCAGGACGTCCAGCCACGGCACGACCCGCGCCTCCGGCAGACCGGCGGCGCGCACCGCGTCCCGGAAGAAGACGACCCGGCGGTTGAGCGGGTTGCCGACGACGGCGAGGCGCGGTCCCGGACTACTCGCTGACAGCGACATACCGCTCGCCGTCCTCGTCCGGATCGAAGTCGGACGCGTCACCGGGCTCGGCGTCCACCAGGGCGGGTGCGCAGGCCGACGTGACGCGCAGGATCATCTCCTCGCCCAGATAGTGATGGCGCAGATCGAGTCGCGACAGATGCGACAGCGGCTGACCGGCCAGCAGGGCCTCGGCGCCCGCGTCGCTCAGCGTGCCCATGGCCAGAGAGAGCGAATCCAGCTGGGCGACGACGGGTGCCGAGGCCACGGCGACGGCGATCTCGTCCTGGATCACGCTGTTCTGCAGCCCCAGATGGCGCAGCGCCGGAAGCCCGCCTCCGGAGAGCAGCGGAGCCAGGTCCTCGACCGTGGCGTCCCCGCCGTACCAGTGGGAGCCGAGCCACAGCTCCAGGCTCCGCAGCGCGGGCAGTTCGCAGGCGCCGACCGCCCGCACGACATGCCCGGGCAGTCCGCCCGACTCGAACCGGAGCGACTTCAGGGAGGTGTGCCGCACAGGCCGCAGCCGGAGGGACTCCGCGTCCTCGGCGCCTCCCGTGTCGCCGCCGCCCCGGACCACGAACTCCTCCAGGAGCGGATAGGCCTCCAGCACCGGAGTGACGTCGCACAGCTGGAGCCACGAGACCTCGCACTCCTCGCTCTCCACGTCGGCGAGGAACACCGCGCGCAGAGAAGGGAAACGGGCGGCGTCGGCCGTCAGGAGCTGGACCACTTCGGTGAGAGGGGTGTACTCGTCCTCCCACCAGGGGCCGATCAGCAGCGCCCGGACCCGCGAGGTGTCCACGGTGCCCAGGAAGTGACGCCACAGAGCCGGAAAGTCGAGGTCGTCACGCCAGGCGCTTTCGAGCCGCCAGGCGACCGCGTCCGCCGCAGGGAGGCTCCCGGGCGCCGCGGTCCCGTCGGCGCCTTCGGCCGTCGTCTCGCCGGGAGTCGGCAGGACGTGCACGGGCAGCCCGTGGAACGTCTCCGGATGCTCGATGTCCGTCACGAAGTTCATTCCGCCACCGCCGTGTACCGGTTCTCGCGGCCGCCGTCGTTCCAGGGCTTGTTGCGGTCCGACAGATCGAGCCGGACGCCGTGCGGTACCAGCGCCTCGGTGAGCCGCTGCTCCATCTCCTCGCTCAGGAAGTGGTGGTGGAGGTCGAGGAGGCCGAGATGGGTGAGCGGCTGGCCTTCGAGCAGCGCCGCGGCCCCGTCGTCGCCCAGGACTCCGTTCGACAGGTCCAGGGTGCGCAGTCGCGCGACCAGCGGCGCAGAGGCGACGGCCGCGGCGATCTCCTCCTGGATCTCGCTGTTGCGCAGGCCGAGGTGGTGCAGGGCCAGGAAGCGCGTACCGGACAGGAGTGGAGCCAGGTCCGCGAGCTCGGCGTCGCCGCCGTACGCCGACACGCCGAGCCACAGGTCGAGCTTCTCCAGCGCGGGGAGTTCACTGTCCAGCACGCCGCGCACCGCCTGGACCGGCAGGCCGCCGGACTCGATCGTGAGCGAACGCAGCGTGTCGTGCCGCACCGGCGGGAAGACCAGACCGGTGCCGCCCCGCACACCCAGCTCCACCAGCCCGGGGAAGGCGTTGAGCAGGGCCGTCACGTCCGACTGCTCGATCCAGGAGATCTCCGCCTCTTCCAGGACCAGGTCTCCGACGAAAACGGCTTCGAGGGAGGGCAGCCGGCTCGCCGCGGCGGTCACCAGGCCTATCGGGTACGAGGAGTCGCAGTCGTACACCTCGCCCCACTGACCGATGATCAACGCACGGACACTCAGCGGATCGACCGTCTTCAGGAACAGCTCGAAGAGCTCCTCCCACGAAGTGTCCGGCCCGTCTTCGTACGGGTCGACGCGCAGTCGCCACGCCGCGGCGCCCGCTTCGGGGAGCGGGGGACCGTCGGTCCGCGATGCGAAGTCGACGGCGGGAAGGCCGTGCAGCTCGCTCAGGTGGTGCGTGATGGTCATGACCCGAAGCTCCGGTGTGTGCTGGGGACGTCTGTCTGCCGCAAGATCTATCAAGTGCCACTGACAGTGCGGTACCCGGGACGGGAATCGCCGTGGTCCGGCAGGTGCGCCGTGGTTGCCGGTGCCATGGCTCACCTTTGAGCCAGGACCGCGACGTGGGCCGCGGGGCGGCCTTCGCGGCATGCCGTTGTCAGACCCACCTCCTAGCGTTCTCAGCAGGGTTCGGCGCACGGGGCGCCGCACCGGAGGGGAGACGTCCGTGTACCGGCAGGGCGATGTGCTGATCATGGCGGTCGAGGAGTCCGAGGTGCCCGCACCGTTTTTGGAGGCGCCTGGCGAACTCCGGGACTCCAGGGGCCGCTTGGTGCTGGCGTTGGGCGAGGTCACCGGACACGCGCACGCCGTGCAGGGGCCCGGCCGGCTCATACGCGAGTCGGGGACCTTCGGCCCGATGCTGCTCCACCTTCCCGAGGGCGGGCGGGTCGTGCACGAGGAGCACGCCGTGATCGCGCTGCCGAAGGGTTGGTTCCGGGTGGTGCGCCAGCGGGAGTACGTACCCGGCGCGTTCCGCGTCGTCGCCGACTGACGGGCTGTCGCCAGGGCAGCGGTGTGCCCGCCCGATGCCGGGCCGGCGGGGCGCGGCGGTCGAGCACGACCGGGCGGGCACGGTGGCGGGCCATGACGACGCGGGCAGGACGACCCCGGCGGCAGGACGCCGGGTACTGACGACACAGACGTGAAGACGTAAGAGACGCGAACCAGAGCGGGAACAGGAACAGA from Streptomyces sp. NBC_00102 harbors:
- a CDS encoding STM4013/SEN3800 family hydrolase — its product is MNAVVGSHDLLLVTLDTLRHDVAVELAAAGRLPNLARHLPGGVWEKRHAPGSFTYASHQAIFAGFLPTPASPGPHPRLFAARFAGSETTAGRTFVYDSPDLLSGLEAVGYRTVCIGGVGFFNRMPPLGSVLPDLFTESHWEPEFGVASPTSFEAQTARAEKVVADLPADQRLFLFVNVSALHQPNWFHQPGATAGAGDSRATHAAALEYVDRHIGRLFAAASSRRRCFAIVCSDHGTAYGDDGYTGHRLGHEAVWTVPYAHFFLEPGA
- a CDS encoding SGNH/GDSL hydrolase family protein, which codes for MADDSRIQKTDIIGSYAAIGDSFTEGVGDPGPDGTYVGWADRFAVLLADRLPVLDEATSSDSPHGEFRYANLAVRGRLLDQIVAEQVPRAKELAPDLVSFCAGGNDIIRPGTDPDDLAERFERAVADLTNAVGTVMVTTGFDTRGVPVLRHMRGKIATYNVHLRAIADRYHCPVLDLWSLRSIQDRRAWDDDRLHLSSGGHTRVALRAAQVLGLETSADPDQPWPPQAQRNTFEVRRDDIHWAREYLVPWIGRRLRGESSGDEVAAKRPDLLPL
- a CDS encoding STM4012 family radical SAM protein, translating into MTTTAPATATTATAVRPYQSYVYAYPHKTAYEELSDRPALRDLWAAERKDALQLYAHIPFCEVRCGFCNLFTRVGAPGELTTRYLDALDRQAIAVRDALGDDGPVRFAAAAFGGGTPTFLTAGELERLCDIAEKRMGADLRAVPLSVETSPSTATADRLAVLADRGTTRISIGVQSFVDGEARAAVRPQRRADVEAALGRIRETRIPVLNIDLIYGIDGQTARTWIASLDAALAWRPEELYLYPLYVRPLTGLGRLFEGSGPGAGAAADAAWDAQRLHLYRTGRDHLLAHGYEQVSMRMFRRADAPQEGPDDYACQTDGMVGLGCGARSYTSSLHYSFDYAVGMGEIRGIIDAFTTTEDFSRAQVGRYIDGDEPRRRHLLQSLLQAAGLQGAEYRQRFGTDPHQDFPDELARFAELGWLESRPGADGDTLRLSPEGLAHSDALGPALFSPAVRAAMAAYEAK
- a CDS encoding LysM peptidoglycan-binding domain-containing M23 family metallopeptidase, coding for MPIPGKHRRKKSGPIARGILAVGAGGAVVALPLLGATGAHAADQSASAAQSAPAAQQSAKTYKVVSGDYLAKIAAQHKIKGGWEKLYQDNREVVGGNPSLILPGMKLTLGAQASGSASTASSAKAEAPKTETKTAAKTEAKAAPATTTESAATTTKAADSNSTGWTTPVANATVTTQYHASGSMWSSGYHTGSDFSAATGTVVRAVGPGTVVSAGYDGAYGNEVIIKHADGMYSQYAHQSQLMVSVGQTVTGGQQIGLSGATGNVTGPHLHFEIRTTPSYGSDVDPIAYLRLHGVSI
- a CDS encoding STM4011 family radical SAM protein is translated as MDLTILYRGPLSSCDYDCPYCPFAKRRDSPEQLAADRAALERFTAWVATRTGDRISVLFTPWGEGLVRSWYRRALAELSHLPQVARVAIQTNLSGRTGWLSDANPERVALWCTYHPGQTPYDRFLGKCRELTAAGVRYSVGVVGFEEHLPEARRLRAALPEQVYLWVNAAEGRTYTDEEAERWTALDPLFPYSRHPHRSAGLPCRTGESVISVDGDGTVRRCHFVKAELGNLYDGSYRRALGPRACPLAVCDCHIGYVHLESLPLYDVFAGGVLERIPAAPDGPADAGPSHLRLPLV
- a CDS encoding STM4014 family protein — protein: MSLSASSPGPRLAVVGNPLNRRVVFFRDAVRAAGLPEARVVPWLDVLRGRARFLPGESVRLDSPGEEPEVERLLRGVGDPTRVEGSALWYANFLAAVRAVAADVAATGGELLADPDELARIFDKRLCHAALDEAGVPVPASPTSGVSAAPVRGWEHVRELMRDHRMPRVFVKLAHGSSASGVLAVETAGPGRVQATTSVERDERGRLFNSLRVRRYTTEREVAALVDTLAPDGLHVERWLPKASQRGRSADLRVVVVAGRATHAVVRTSRSPMTNLHLGGARGDLDRVREAVSSAGASWSGALELCERAAACFPRTLCVGVDLLPSTGWRRFAVGEVNAFGDLLPGLTGLPGSGAEGLDTYAAQVAAVRPRAHTPEYDDASDERARNDRATAAP
- a CDS encoding STM4015 family protein; translation: MTITHHLSELHGLPAVDFASRTDGPPLPEAGAAAWRLRVDPYEDGPDTSWEELFELFLKTVDPLSVRALIIGQWGEVYDCDSSYPIGLVTAAASRLPSLEAVFVGDLVLEEAEISWIEQSDVTALLNAFPGLVELGVRGGTGLVFPPVRHDTLRSLTIESGGLPVQAVRGVLDSELPALEKLDLWLGVSAYGGDAELADLAPLLSGTRFLALHHLGLRNSEIQEEIAAAVASAPLVARLRTLDLSNGVLGDDGAAALLEGQPLTHLGLLDLHHHFLSEEMEQRLTEALVPHGVRLDLSDRNKPWNDGGRENRYTAVAE
- a CDS encoding STM4015 family protein, whose product is MNFVTDIEHPETFHGLPVHVLPTPGETTAEGADGTAAPGSLPAADAVAWRLESAWRDDLDFPALWRHFLGTVDTSRVRALLIGPWWEDEYTPLTEVVQLLTADAARFPSLRAVFLADVESEECEVSWLQLCDVTPVLEAYPLLEEFVVRGGGDTGGAEDAESLRLRPVRHTSLKSLRFESGGLPGHVVRAVGACELPALRSLELWLGSHWYGGDATVEDLAPLLSGGGLPALRHLGLQNSVIQDEIAVAVASAPVVAQLDSLSLAMGTLSDAGAEALLAGQPLSHLSRLDLRHHYLGEEMILRVTSACAPALVDAEPGDASDFDPDEDGERYVAVSE